A window from Populus trichocarpa isolate Nisqually-1 chromosome 3, P.trichocarpa_v4.1, whole genome shotgun sequence encodes these proteins:
- the LOC7478310 gene encoding shikimate O-hydroxycinnamoyltransferase, with amino-acid sequence MIINVKESTMVQPAEETPRRGLWNSNVDLVVPRFHTPSVYFYRPTGASNFFDAKVLKEALSKALVPFYPMAGRLRRDDDGRIEIDCNAEGVLFVEAGTASVVADFGDFAPTLELKQLIPTVDYSGGISTYPLLVLQVTYFKCGGVSLGVGMQHHAADGFSGLHFVNTWSDMARGLDLTIPPFIDRTLLRARDPPQPAFHHVEYQPPPAMKTVLETSKPESTAVSIFKLTRDQLNTLKAKAKEGGNNIGYSSYEMLAGHVWRSACKARGLPDDQETKLYIATDGRSRLRPTLPPGYFGNVIFTATPIAVAGEIQSKPTWYAAGKIHDSLVRMDNDYLRSALDFLELQPDLSALVRGAHTFRCPNLGITSWVRLPIHDADFGWGRPIFMGPGGIAYEGLSFIIPSSTNDGSLSVAISLQAEHMKLFEKFIYDIKE; translated from the exons ATGATAATCAATGTGAAGGAATCAACCATGGTGCAGCCGGCAGAGGAGACGCCCCGGAGGGGGCTGTGGAATTCTAATGTGGACCTGGTGGTACCAAGATTCCACACCCCGAGTGTCTACTTTTATAGGCCCACAGGTGCCTCAAACTTCTTTGATGCAAAAGTGCTCAAAGAGGCTTTGAGTAAGGCCCTTGTACCATTCTACCCTATGGCAGGGCGGTTACGTAGAGATGATGATGGCCGCATCGAGATCGATTGCAATGCTGAGGGAGTGTTGTTTGTTGAAGCTGGGACCGCCTCAGTTGTTGCTGATTTTGGTGATTTTGCACCCACTTTAGAGCTCAAGCAGCTTATTCCAACTGTGGATTACTCTGGCGGGATATCTACTTATCCTCTTTTGGTTTTGCAG GTGACCTATTTCAAATGCGGAGGAGTTTCACTTGGTGTTGGTATGCAACACCATGCAGCGGATGGGTTTTCTGGTCTCCACTTTGTGAATACATGGTCAGATATGGCTCGTGGTCTTGACCTTACAATTCCACCCTTCATTGACAGGACCCTTCTCCGTGCCAGAGACCCACCCCAACCTGCATTCCACCACGTTGAGTACCAGCCTCCACCTGCCATGAAAACTGTTCTTGAAACCTCAAAACCAGAGAGCACAGCGGTCTCCATTTTTAAGTTGACCAGGGATCAGCTCAACACCCTCAAAGCCAAAGCAAAGGAAGGTGGAAACAATATTGGTTATAGTTCATATGAAATGTTGGCGGGTCACGTATGGAGATCAGCATGTAAGGCACGCGGACTTCCTGATGATCAAGAAACCAAGTTATATATAGCTACAGATGGTCGGTCAAGACTGCGCCCTACGCTTCCACCTGGTTACTTTGGCAATGTAATCTTTACAGCAACACCAATTGCTGTAGCAGGTGAAATTCAATCAAAGCCAACATGGTATGCTGCAGGAAAAATTCATGATTCATTGGTTCGCATGGACAATGATTATCTAAGGTCAGCCCTTGATTTCCTAGAGCTTCAGCCTGATTTATCAGCCCTTGTTCGCGGCGCCCATACTTTCCGGTGCCCAAATCTTGGGATTACTAGCTGGGTTAGACTGCCAATCCATGATGCAGATTTTGGCTGGGGAAGACCTATATTTATGGGGCCTGGTGGGATCGCATACGAGGGCTTATCATTCATCATACCAAGCTCAACAAATGACGGGAGCTTGTCAGTAGCCATATCTTTGCAAGCTGAACACATGAAACTATTTGAGAAGTTTATATATGACATTAAAGAATGA